In one Acidobacteriota bacterium genomic region, the following are encoded:
- a CDS encoding CocE/NonD family hydrolase, which translates to MTLRRFASLILLITALHIPLAAQDPAQDAARVKERYTKYEYQIPMRDGARLYAAVYVPKDTSQKYPFLLTRTPYSIAPYGVDNYRASLGPSEHFEKEGFIFVYEDARGRHMSEREFLQVRPYQPNKKSNKDIDESTDTYDTIEWLLKNIPNNNGRVGMVGISQPGFHVAASLMDAHPALKAASPQAPTADYYMGDDVYHNGAFMLGANFGFYGFFTPRKGEPTVPKQRLDFDFGTPDAYEFFLKMGPLAEASKKYFSGEAAYWQEIVDHPNYDEFWQSRSLWKFMNNVTPAVLNVGGWFDAEDPMGPLHIYRAVEKHNPNTTNLLVMGPWCHGCWGRGDGDKLGNLNFNVKTAAFFREQIQFPFFMHYLKDKPMDMPEAWMFLTGLNEWRKLDAWPPKGLQPKTLYFRAGGRLSSDAPVEDDRSAFDEYISDPNKPVPYVGYVADGMTRDYMTEDQRFAASRTDVLVYETEPLEDDLTIAGAIKVTLQVSTSGTDSDFVVKLIDVYPGSYPTPAPPPNQPVPANAVKMGGYQQLVRGEPFRAKFRNGFERPEAPVPMIPNRPTQISYDLPDMYHTFRKGHKVMVQIQSSWFPLVDRNPQKFMDIPKATASDFQKATQRVYRSRSLSSSVTVSVEPRARL; encoded by the coding sequence ATGACGCTTCGACGCTTTGCCTCACTCATCCTTTTAATCACAGCCCTACACATCCCACTTGCGGCCCAGGACCCAGCCCAAGACGCAGCAAGGGTGAAGGAGCGGTACACAAAATATGAATATCAGATTCCCATGCGCGATGGAGCTCGGCTCTACGCCGCCGTCTATGTCCCAAAAGACACTTCGCAAAAATATCCGTTTCTTTTGACGCGCACGCCTTACAGCATCGCGCCCTATGGTGTCGATAACTATCGAGCCTCGTTAGGACCATCAGAGCATTTTGAGAAAGAGGGTTTCATATTCGTCTATGAGGACGCGCGTGGACGGCATATGTCCGAACGTGAGTTCCTGCAAGTGCGCCCTTATCAGCCGAACAAGAAGTCCAATAAAGATATCGACGAAAGCACCGACACCTACGACACCATCGAATGGCTGCTCAAGAACATTCCAAACAACAACGGCAGAGTCGGCATGGTAGGCATTTCGCAACCGGGCTTTCACGTCGCCGCAAGCTTGATGGACGCGCATCCGGCGCTCAAAGCGGCCTCGCCGCAGGCGCCGACTGCCGACTATTACATGGGCGACGACGTCTATCACAACGGCGCCTTCATGCTCGGAGCGAATTTCGGGTTCTATGGCTTCTTCACTCCGCGAAAAGGCGAACCCACCGTGCCGAAGCAGCGACTTGATTTTGATTTCGGCACCCCCGACGCTTACGAATTCTTCTTGAAGATGGGTCCGCTCGCCGAGGCCAGCAAGAAATACTTCAGCGGCGAAGCGGCTTATTGGCAGGAGATCGTCGATCATCCAAACTATGACGAGTTCTGGCAGTCCCGGTCGCTATGGAAATTCATGAACAACGTCACGCCCGCCGTTCTCAACGTAGGCGGATGGTTCGATGCTGAAGACCCGATGGGGCCCCTTCACATCTACCGCGCAGTGGAAAAGCACAACCCGAACACAACGAACCTTCTGGTGATGGGACCGTGGTGTCACGGCTGCTGGGGGCGCGGCGACGGCGACAAGTTGGGCAATTTGAATTTCAACGTAAAGACAGCGGCGTTTTTTCGCGAGCAGATTCAATTTCCGTTCTTTATGCACTACTTGAAAGATAAGCCGATGGATATGCCCGAAGCGTGGATGTTCTTAACCGGGCTAAACGAATGGCGAAAGCTTGATGCTTGGCCGCCAAAAGGTCTGCAACCGAAGACGCTCTACTTTCGCGCCGGCGGACGCTTGAGCAGCGACGCGCCGGTGGAAGACGACCGTAGCGCCTTTGATGAATACATCAGCGACCCGAACAAGCCTGTGCCTTATGTTGGCTACGTCGCGGACGGAATGACGCGAGACTACATGACTGAAGATCAGCGGTTCGCGGCTTCGCGCACGGATGTTCTGGTTTATGAGACCGAGCCGCTCGAAGACGATCTGACCATAGCCGGAGCGATCAAAGTGACTCTGCAGGTTTCAACCTCAGGCACGGACTCGGACTTCGTAGTCAAGTTGATAGATGTTTATCCTGGCAGCTATCCGACGCCTGCACCGCCTCCGAATCAGCCAGTGCCAGCCAACGCGGTGAAGATGGGAGGTTATCAGCAGTTGGTGCGCGGCGAACCTTTTCGCGCAAAATTCCGGAACGGCTTCGAGCGCCCGGAGGCCCCAGTGCCAATGATCCCCAACAGGCCTACACAGATCAGCTACGATCTACCGGACATGTATCACACTTTTCGCAAGGGTCATAAGGTGATGGTGCAGATCCAGAGCAGTTGGTTTCCGCTGGTTGACCGCAATCCGCAGAAGTTCATGGACATCCCGAAAGCGACGGCTTCAGACTTTCAAAAAGCCACGCAGAGGGTCTACCGCTCACGGAGTCTGAGCTCATCGGTGACCGTGTCGGTGGAACCGCGTGCACGGTTGTGA
- a CDS encoding type II toxin-antitoxin system prevent-host-death family antitoxin, which translates to MKTVNIAELKNRLSLYLNEVRAGEEIVIRDRNLPIARIVPLARSAHQDDELKALAAQGKLRLGEGVIDDSFWDLPAPRVAPALLRTALEKERDED; encoded by the coding sequence ATGAAGACCGTCAATATCGCAGAACTGAAAAACCGGCTCAGTCTCTACCTAAATGAGGTCAGAGCGGGCGAGGAAATCGTGATACGTGATCGGAATCTACCTATTGCCAGGATCGTGCCCCTGGCTCGTTCTGCTCACCAGGATGACGAACTGAAGGCGCTTGCCGCGCAGGGAAAACTTCGTCTCGGCGAAGGAGTCATTGACGATTCTTTCTGGGACCTCCCAGCACCGAGGGTAGCACCCGCGCTTTTGCGAACAGCTCTTGAGAAGGAGAGGGATGAGGACTAA
- a CDS encoding type II toxin-antitoxin system VapC family toxin — protein MRTKRQRKAAAATPLTAFWDTSGIVPLCCYQPQSARARQTSRIHARQLVWWATAVEAVSSFNRLKREGHITPSECRQALERLEHLRHRWNEIQPTEEVRHRAERLLSSHQLRAADALQLSAALVWCGNRPRGRVFIGADGNLSNAAEGEGFTVIRLL, from the coding sequence ATGAGGACTAAGCGCCAACGCAAGGCTGCGGCTGCTACTCCTCTCACCGCCTTTTGGGATACCAGCGGAATTGTTCCCTTGTGTTGTTACCAGCCGCAGTCGGCGCGCGCACGACAGACCTCTCGCATCCACGCCAGGCAGCTTGTGTGGTGGGCAACGGCTGTCGAAGCCGTTAGCTCATTCAACCGTCTGAAACGCGAAGGGCACATTACGCCCAGTGAATGCAGGCAAGCATTGGAGCGGCTTGAACACCTTCGCCATCGATGGAATGAAATCCAGCCAACGGAGGAGGTGAGGCATCGGGCCGAGCGTCTGTTGAGCAGCCACCAGCTTAGGGCGGCTGATGCGCTTCAGTTGAGTGCGGCCCTGGTGTGGTGCGGCAATCGCCCACGTGGTCGAGTGTTCATCGGGGCCGACGGCAATCTGTCGAATGCCGCGGAAGGCGAAGGCTTCACCGTTATCCGTCTTTTGTGA
- the argS gene encoding arginine--tRNA ligase: MTIQETMREQVRAAINKAFDIDLAEIQVEVPPRTELGDLAFPVAFELAKRLKASTGQKQNPRDIATRLADEMRSVPGVVRVEVAGAGYLNLYLDRADFVLRSLGEPQPVSPQLGGKIIVEHTAVNPNKAAHIGHVRNAVLGDTTVRMLRAAGETVEIQNYIDNTGVQVADVVVGFKHLEHMTLEKIKAIEEKFDYYCWDLYARVGSFYEEDASRLAFRTEALHGLEAGDGEIFEMAEYISMRILECHLNTMARVGIEYDLLPRESDVLHMNLWSRTFELLKERGALEYVTEGKLAGCWVMRSNDESDEAEDGEHELDKVIVRSNGTVTYTGKDISFHLWKLGQLDIDFYYRKFHTYPDNHVAWITSSDPNKNDPAHPQFGNGAAFFNVIDIGQAYPQHYVKLGVMAVDHDERVERSAHLGYEKVVLTTATAEQLGQQVSEEDRKRGVVSMSGRKGLGVKTDDFIDQLEANALAEVASRHPELSAEEQRQAAHKIAVGALRYFLLKFTRNSIISFDFKEALAFDGETGPYLQYSVVRANSIFRKLTDAGIDVSASELQQVPRERLGELLGGEDGDDLWPVLYLAERLADVVRIAVAALEPAVVAKWAFQLAQRFNIFYHNHHMLSEQDAARRALLVAITTVVRRQLILALDVLGIEAPERM; encoded by the coding sequence ATGACCATCCAGGAAACAATGCGCGAGCAAGTGCGCGCCGCTATCAACAAGGCCTTCGATATCGACCTGGCCGAGATTCAAGTCGAAGTCCCGCCTCGTACCGAGCTTGGCGATCTGGCGTTTCCTGTGGCGTTCGAACTCGCCAAACGATTGAAAGCCTCGACCGGTCAGAAACAGAATCCCAGAGACATCGCCACCCGGCTCGCCGATGAGATGCGCAGCGTGCCGGGAGTCGTCCGCGTTGAAGTCGCCGGCGCGGGATACTTGAATCTCTATCTGGATAGAGCTGACTTCGTGCTGCGCTCGCTTGGCGAGCCCCAACCGGTTTCGCCTCAGTTGGGCGGAAAGATCATCGTCGAACATACCGCCGTCAATCCCAACAAGGCCGCGCACATCGGTCACGTGCGCAATGCCGTGCTGGGCGACACAACAGTCCGAATGCTCCGCGCCGCTGGAGAAACTGTTGAAATACAGAACTACATCGACAACACCGGAGTTCAGGTCGCCGATGTGGTCGTCGGCTTCAAGCACCTCGAACACATGACCCTTGAAAAGATCAAAGCCATCGAGGAGAAGTTCGATTACTACTGCTGGGACCTCTACGCGCGAGTCGGGAGTTTTTACGAGGAAGATGCTTCGCGGTTGGCGTTTCGAACCGAAGCGCTGCACGGTCTTGAAGCCGGTGACGGCGAGATCTTCGAGATGGCCGAATACATCTCGATGCGGATACTCGAATGTCACTTGAACACGATGGCCCGGGTGGGAATCGAATACGATTTGCTGCCGCGCGAGTCGGACGTGCTGCACATGAACCTGTGGAGCCGTACCTTTGAGTTGCTCAAAGAACGTGGCGCCCTCGAGTACGTGACCGAAGGTAAGCTCGCCGGATGCTGGGTGATGAGGTCAAATGACGAATCGGACGAAGCCGAAGACGGCGAGCACGAACTCGATAAGGTTATCGTGCGCTCGAACGGCACGGTGACTTACACCGGCAAGGACATCAGTTTTCACCTTTGGAAGCTGGGACAGCTCGACATTGATTTCTACTACAGGAAGTTTCACACGTATCCAGACAACCACGTCGCGTGGATCACCAGTTCTGACCCGAACAAGAATGACCCCGCGCATCCTCAGTTCGGAAACGGCGCGGCTTTCTTCAATGTGATCGACATCGGCCAGGCGTACCCGCAGCACTACGTAAAGCTCGGGGTGATGGCGGTGGATCACGACGAGCGAGTCGAACGCAGCGCGCATCTCGGTTATGAAAAAGTCGTGTTGACCACGGCTACCGCGGAGCAGCTTGGGCAACAGGTGTCAGAGGAAGATCGCAAGCGCGGCGTGGTTAGCATGTCCGGACGCAAGGGACTCGGCGTGAAGACGGATGATTTCATAGATCAGCTCGAGGCGAATGCTCTGGCTGAAGTAGCGAGCCGTCATCCCGAGTTAAGCGCCGAAGAACAACGCCAGGCGGCGCACAAGATTGCGGTCGGAGCGCTGCGGTATTTTCTGCTCAAGTTCACGCGCAATTCGATAATATCTTTCGACTTCAAAGAAGCGTTGGCCTTCGACGGTGAAACAGGGCCGTACCTTCAGTACTCGGTCGTGCGAGCCAACTCGATCTTCCGCAAGCTGACTGATGCCGGCATAGACGTGAGCGCATCGGAGCTTCAGCAAGTGCCGCGCGAACGGTTGGGCGAACTGCTCGGCGGCGAAGACGGCGATGATCTGTGGCCGGTTCTCTATCTGGCGGAGCGGCTTGCGGATGTTGTGCGTATCGCGGTCGCCGCGCTCGAGCCAGCGGTTGTCGCGAAGTGGGCCTTCCAGCTCGCGCAGCGGTTCAACATCTTTTATCACAATCATCACATGCTGTCGGAACAGGACGCGGCGCGGCGCGCATTGCTGGTTGCGATCACGACGGTGGTGCGGAGGCAGTTGATCCTCGCGTTGGATGTGCTGGGTATTGAAGCGCCCGAGAGGATGTGA
- the aroF gene encoding 3-deoxy-7-phosphoheptulonate synthase, with the protein MLIVMKPGATEAQVEEVLKVIRGLGFKPHPMPGATRTAIGITGNPGAIDPTHFEMLSGVAEAIRVSKPYKLVGRDLKHDDTIVRAGDVEIGGPEPAIIAGPCAVESYEQTMAIAEIVASAGVKLFRGGAFKPRTSPYAFQGLGEEGLKILAEARERFGLSIVTEVLDTDTVDLVEAYADIVQIGARNMQNFSLLRRVGQGHKPVMLKRGMSATLDELLLAAEYIMAEGNYNVILCERGVRTFADHSRNTLDLSIVPAVQNRSHLPIIVDPSHGTGKRHKVIPLARAAIAAGADGIMVEVHNHPEQALSDGPQALLPDMFRQLVAEVHAIHRVIAEAEASFM; encoded by the coding sequence ATGCTAATCGTAATGAAACCCGGCGCCACCGAAGCTCAGGTGGAAGAAGTGCTCAAAGTCATACGCGGGCTCGGCTTCAAGCCGCATCCGATGCCCGGAGCTACACGCACGGCGATTGGCATAACCGGCAATCCTGGGGCGATCGATCCCACTCACTTCGAGATGCTGTCCGGGGTCGCCGAAGCGATCAGAGTCTCAAAGCCTTACAAGCTCGTCGGCCGGGATCTCAAACACGACGACACGATCGTACGCGCCGGAGATGTAGAGATCGGCGGGCCCGAGCCGGCAATCATCGCAGGACCGTGCGCGGTTGAGTCTTATGAACAGACGATGGCGATAGCTGAAATAGTCGCCTCTGCCGGGGTGAAGCTCTTTAGAGGCGGCGCGTTCAAGCCCCGCACGTCGCCTTACGCGTTTCAGGGACTGGGTGAGGAGGGATTGAAGATTCTGGCTGAGGCGCGCGAGCGATTCGGGCTTAGCATTGTGACCGAGGTGTTGGACACCGACACGGTTGATCTGGTCGAGGCCTATGCGGACATCGTGCAAATCGGCGCGCGAAACATGCAGAACTTCTCGTTGCTGCGCCGGGTGGGACAAGGGCATAAGCCGGTGATGCTCAAGCGTGGAATGTCGGCGACGCTCGATGAGCTGTTACTTGCAGCCGAGTACATAATGGCCGAGGGCAATTACAACGTGATTCTTTGCGAGCGGGGCGTGCGCACTTTCGCTGACCATTCGCGCAATACGCTGGACCTGTCGATTGTTCCCGCGGTGCAGAACCGCTCTCATCTTCCAATCATCGTCGATCCGTCTCACGGAACGGGCAAGCGCCATAAAGTCATTCCGCTTGCGCGCGCAGCAATCGCTGCCGGCGCCGACGGTATCATGGTCGAAGTCCACAATCATCCCGAGCAGGCTCTATCGGACGGCCCGCAAGCGCTGCTGCCCGATATGTTCAGGCAGCTAGTCGCCGAGGTGCATGCAATACACAGAGTGATCGCCGAGGCAGAGGCGAGCTTTATGTGA
- a CDS encoding sensor domain-containing diguanylate cyclase, protein MHSLYYVLTDQHREEFAPVRCNEQTVSRLVRYFEDVVTENKLPALVIEGRCLSGEPSRETTRLANLASASRRVYLFSCDSGCRAHAWDPEPSLRLTALEEQDYHGIETGPFILVMEPRFCGLLASCALPDDGNNHTKAYDMVWTFDLNVVFTAIEYLMARVNAQKPQERERFEAYLNACTPRSSSLRLALAFMTKVTMLMQRQNELEMATNRISSAISSKLEIEPILQSAVEEVGRALRVRRAALVLWQEGTNLPEGMSIYERPEVSRFDDGTDSHLGASGGDSANNHNKEAPSASRAADQANSEESLVAQTDGESNDRRLATPCSLEVPISYRNDIIGSLVIEDDTAFRNWEDEELLMTKTVADQLAVAISHARLFRSVQTQAMTDGLTGLFNHGYFQDRLDRETKLADRNNEQVSLILLDLDHLKRINDTHGHRAGDAALCHVASLMQTAVREVDVCARYGGEEFVVILPGCDRESAIEVAERLRESIASTSIQKLGQVTASIGVATYPTGAKNKEELVEMADRAMYLAKAAGRNRVRTLAHRSYSGIDVR, encoded by the coding sequence ATGCATTCACTTTATTATGTGCTTACTGACCAGCACCGGGAGGAGTTCGCTCCGGTTCGATGCAACGAGCAAACGGTGTCGCGTTTGGTGCGTTATTTTGAGGACGTTGTAACTGAAAACAAACTGCCGGCTCTGGTGATCGAGGGGCGTTGTCTAAGCGGCGAGCCGTCACGAGAGACAACGCGTCTGGCGAATCTGGCCTCAGCCTCGCGCCGCGTTTATTTGTTTTCTTGCGACTCTGGGTGTCGCGCGCACGCGTGGGATCCCGAGCCTTCCTTGAGGCTCACGGCGCTGGAGGAGCAAGATTATCACGGAATCGAAACTGGCCCGTTCATACTCGTAATGGAGCCGCGCTTCTGCGGCTTGCTAGCTTCGTGCGCCCTCCCCGATGATGGGAACAATCACACCAAAGCCTATGATATGGTGTGGACGTTCGATCTCAATGTCGTGTTCACGGCGATCGAATATCTGATGGCGCGGGTTAACGCTCAGAAGCCACAGGAGCGCGAGCGTTTTGAAGCGTATTTAAACGCCTGCACACCTCGCAGTTCATCGCTGAGGCTCGCGCTTGCTTTCATGACCAAGGTGACGATGCTTATGCAGCGCCAGAACGAGCTCGAGATGGCTACCAATCGCATAAGCTCGGCGATCTCAAGCAAGCTTGAGATCGAGCCGATACTTCAGTCTGCGGTCGAGGAAGTGGGCCGCGCGTTGAGGGTGCGCCGGGCGGCTCTCGTGCTATGGCAAGAGGGAACAAACCTGCCCGAGGGAATGAGTATCTACGAGCGGCCTGAAGTGTCCCGGTTTGACGATGGAACTGACTCGCATCTCGGCGCCTCCGGCGGAGACTCGGCGAACAACCATAATAAAGAGGCGCCTTCTGCCTCGCGCGCCGCCGATCAGGCGAACAGCGAGGAGTCGTTGGTCGCGCAGACGGACGGCGAAAGTAACGATCGCCGGCTAGCTACGCCGTGCTCACTGGAAGTGCCGATCTCATATCGCAACGATATCATCGGTTCGTTGGTTATCGAAGACGATACAGCCTTTCGCAACTGGGAAGACGAAGAATTGTTGATGACGAAAACCGTTGCCGATCAGCTCGCGGTCGCCATAAGTCACGCGCGCCTGTTTCGTTCGGTGCAGACGCAAGCGATGACCGATGGGCTTACCGGCCTGTTTAACCACGGGTACTTCCAGGACCGGCTCGATCGTGAAACGAAGCTTGCGGATCGCAACAATGAGCAGGTCTCGCTCATTCTGCTTGATCTGGATCATTTGAAGCGCATCAACGACACCCATGGTCATCGCGCCGGGGACGCGGCGCTGTGCCACGTCGCTTCGCTAATGCAAACCGCCGTGCGCGAAGTTGACGTTTGTGCTCGATACGGGGGCGAGGAGTTTGTAGTGATTCTCCCTGGGTGCGATCGCGAAAGCGCCATAGAGGTCGCCGAGCGGCTACGGGAATCAATAGCTTCGACGTCGATTCAAAAACTCGGTCAGGTGACCGCGAGCATTGGCGTGGCTACTTACCCGACGGGCGCAAAGAACAAAGAGGAGTTGGTGGAGATGGCCGACCGGGCGATGTATCTGGCAAAAGCTGCGGGACGCAACCGAGTGCGGACGCTCGCTCACCGAAGCTACTCGGGAATCGATGTTAGGTGA
- a CDS encoding RNA polymerase sigma factor, translating into MAYITNTLTMTVTGERIKPASDLELARAAAAGDSAAFEKLYEQHHRRVYSLCLRMLGNDSLAEDLTQEVFLQVYKKIGSFRGDSAFTTWLHRLTVNQVLMHFRRRGVKLEHTSEEGDFNNVVETPLQSTRRISMVDRLALEKAVSQLPPGYRTVFVLHDVEGYEHEEISDLLDVTIGTSKSQLHKARMRLRELLTKR; encoded by the coding sequence ATGGCTTACATCACGAACACGTTGACGATGACCGTGACCGGCGAACGAATCAAACCAGCGTCGGACCTCGAACTGGCTAGAGCGGCGGCGGCTGGTGATTCGGCAGCCTTTGAAAAACTGTATGAGCAGCACCACAGGCGAGTCTACTCGCTCTGTCTTAGAATGCTCGGGAACGACTCGCTGGCTGAAGATCTTACTCAGGAGGTCTTCCTGCAAGTCTACAAGAAGATCGGAAGCTTTCGCGGCGATTCAGCGTTCACCACCTGGCTGCACCGCCTGACGGTTAATCAAGTGCTGATGCACTTTCGCAGACGTGGAGTAAAGCTCGAGCATACGAGCGAAGAGGGCGACTTCAACAATGTCGTCGAAACGCCGCTTCAGAGCACTCGCCGGATCTCGATGGTCGACAGGCTTGCACTCGAGAAGGCTGTATCGCAACTGCCCCCGGGCTACAGAACTGTGTTTGTGCTGCACGACGTAGAGGGCTATGAGCACGAGGAAATATCTGATTTGCTGGACGTCACCATCGGCACCTCGAAGTCGCAATTGCACAAAGCGCGTATGCGCCTGCGCGAGCTTTTGACCAAGCGGTGA
- a CDS encoding zf-HC2 domain-containing protein, translating to MVCKHSQELLSEYIDGALELGEQVNIERHLADCEPCRAVRDDLLQIVHFSQQLPLQSPATPLWPRIQSGVEELKPRFWSWPLRWLASLRTVNFNLSVPQIIAGAAALVIVVSISVMVSRRDGGTLESPTAGANVPPSVVTPLSKADMQQIEKQISRLSETVEQRKNSWDPELRTAFERNLLYIDQSLVECRHQLKDNPADDVSQELMLTAYREKVRLLEGFEKF from the coding sequence ATGGTTTGTAAGCACTCTCAAGAACTACTATCTGAATACATCGACGGCGCGCTTGAGCTGGGCGAACAAGTCAACATCGAACGGCATCTCGCCGACTGCGAGCCGTGCCGCGCTGTCCGCGACGACCTGCTCCAGATCGTTCACTTCAGCCAGCAGCTTCCACTGCAATCGCCGGCTACACCGTTGTGGCCGCGGATTCAATCCGGGGTCGAAGAGCTCAAGCCGCGCTTCTGGTCATGGCCGCTGAGATGGTTGGCCAGTCTTAGGACGGTTAACTTCAATCTGTCGGTCCCGCAAATCATCGCGGGCGCAGCAGCCCTGGTTATAGTCGTTTCGATCAGCGTGATGGTCTCGCGGCGCGACGGTGGGACTCTTGAGTCACCCACAGCCGGGGCGAATGTGCCGCCCTCGGTTGTCACGCCTCTCTCAAAAGCGGATATGCAGCAGATCGAGAAGCAGATCAGCCGTCTGAGTGAAACGGTCGAGCAGCGCAAGAACTCCTGGGACCCGGAGCTTCGGACCGCGTTTGAGCGAAACCTTTTATATATCGACCAATCGCTGGTCGAGTGCCGCCATCAGTTGAAAGACAACCCGGCCGACGACGTGTCGCAGGAGTTGATGCTCACTGCCTACCGGGAGAAGGTTCGCTTGCTCGAAGGCTTTGAAAAGTTTTAA
- a CDS encoding DUF4097 family beta strand repeat-containing protein, with product MKYSILLAALAFFCFAIVPISADSSQRFERTYTPQHPAHLTLSNVNGRIRVVAWEKKTILARATAAESVRIEDRVIGDEIAISTKPNLRLGRADFDVSVPPDTSVTIKNYMGEIEIRGITGHVSVTSIGSDVHLMKMSSPAVDVVVTSGDIFFDGELHEGGSYSLQSMRGDLDVTLPSATSFNLNARAFSENISLGSFLSGMSGSSRGPKGVSGTYLKGGSRLSLTAYTGRISLHKR from the coding sequence ATGAAGTATTCGATCCTGCTTGCTGCCCTCGCCTTCTTTTGTTTCGCAATCGTTCCGATCTCGGCTGACTCGTCTCAGCGGTTCGAAAGAACCTACACCCCACAACATCCGGCTCATTTGACACTCTCGAATGTGAATGGCAGGATTCGCGTTGTCGCATGGGAAAAGAAGACAATCCTTGCGCGCGCCACCGCCGCCGAGTCCGTTCGGATCGAAGACCGGGTAATAGGTGACGAGATTGCCATCTCGACGAAACCCAACCTCAGGTTGGGCCGGGCGGACTTCGACGTTTCCGTGCCGCCCGACACATCAGTGACTATCAAGAACTACATGGGAGAGATCGAGATCCGAGGGATCACCGGACACGTCAGCGTCACCTCTATCGGTAGCGACGTTCACCTTATGAAGATGAGCAGCCCCGCCGTCGACGTCGTGGTAACCAGCGGTGACATATTCTTCGATGGTGAGCTGCACGAAGGCGGTTCCTACAGCCTTCAATCGATGCGTGGCGACCTCGATGTGACTCTGCCGAGCGCGACATCGTTCAACCTAAATGCTCGCGCTTTCAGCGAGAACATAAGCCTCGGATCGTTTTTGTCAGGCATGAGCGGGTCATCTCGCGGGCCAAAGGGCGTCTCGGGCACGTATCTCAAAGGCGGCTCGCGCCTTTCTCTCACGGCTTACACCGGGCGCATCTCGCTCCATAAGAGGTGA